In Hyphomicrobiales bacterium, the following are encoded in one genomic region:
- a CDS encoding heterodisulfide reductase has protein sequence MNANANIAGTAVEKFLAVTDSAIASYLEGCVHCGQCAEACHFYLTQEDARYTPTYKLNPMVKAYKRHKAPFSGLKRMFGLVPDEVTEDELNEWTELVYDSCTLCGRCTLVCPMGIDIAGSIRKMREGFTAAGLAPEGLVTAEQRAIATGSPMGITPKTLKAQVAAQERICGCEIPLDKPGVDYMVILSSMEIMGFPEIFGALARIFSQAGVTWTISTKAYEGTNVGVQIGSRETAKTLVTRVVDAAEELGVKYVISPECGHAYGALRWEGPNLVGRPFKFEVIHILELLDQLQREGRIRTTGRDERVVTLHDPCQIVRRGGVVAQPRRIMKSFSGGFVEMEHAGVTNICCGGGGGVSANPRAAELQNTAFECKKQQLDAIEGLELLVSPCANCRTVLEEALDEREIDLEVIGLAEYLAEYLEDTPKGDGSGAA, from the coding sequence ATGAACGCCAACGCCAACATCGCCGGAACGGCGGTCGAGAAATTCCTCGCCGTCACCGACAGCGCCATCGCCTCCTATCTGGAAGGCTGCGTCCATTGCGGTCAGTGCGCCGAGGCCTGCCATTTCTACCTGACCCAGGAAGACGCCCGCTACACGCCGACCTACAAGCTGAACCCGATGGTCAAGGCCTACAAGCGGCACAAGGCGCCGTTCTCCGGCCTGAAGCGCATGTTCGGCCTGGTGCCCGACGAGGTCACCGAGGACGAGCTGAACGAGTGGACCGAACTCGTCTACGACAGCTGCACGCTGTGTGGCCGCTGCACGCTGGTCTGTCCGATGGGCATCGACATCGCCGGCTCGATCCGCAAGATGCGCGAGGGCTTCACCGCGGCCGGCCTTGCGCCGGAAGGCCTGGTCACCGCCGAGCAGCGCGCGATCGCCACCGGCAGCCCGATGGGCATCACGCCGAAAACCTTGAAGGCGCAGGTCGCCGCCCAGGAACGCATCTGCGGCTGCGAAATCCCGCTCGACAAACCCGGCGTCGACTACATGGTCATCCTGTCGTCGATGGAGATCATGGGCTTCCCGGAAATCTTCGGCGCGCTTGCCCGCATCTTTTCCCAGGCCGGCGTCACCTGGACGATTTCCACCAAGGCCTATGAGGGCACCAATGTCGGCGTCCAGATCGGCAGCCGAGAGACGGCCAAGACGCTCGTCACCCGGGTCGTCGACGCGGCCGAGGAACTCGGCGTCAAATATGTCATCAGTCCGGAATGCGGGCATGCCTATGGCGCGCTGCGCTGGGAGGGTCCGAACCTCGTTGGCCGGCCGTTCAAGTTCGAGGTCATCCATATCCTGGAACTGCTCGACCAGTTGCAGCGTGAGGGCCGTATCCGTACCACCGGCCGCGACGAGCGGGTCGTCACCCTGCACGACCCCTGTCAGATTGTCCGCCGCGGCGGCGTCGTCGCTCAACCGCGCCGTATCATGAAGAGTTTTTCCGGCGGCTTCGTCGAGATGGAGCACGCCGGCGTCACCAATATCTGCTGCGGTGGCGGTGGCGGGGTGAGCGCCAATCCGCGCGCCGCCGAGCTGCAGAACACCGCCTTCGAGTGCAAGAAACAGCAGCTCGATGCCATCGAGGGGCTCGAACTCCTGGTCTCGCCCTGCGCCAACTGTCGCACGGTGCTGGAAGAAGCGCTCGATGAGCGCGAGATCGACCTCGAGGTCATCGGCCTGGCGGAGTATCTCGCCGAATATCTCGAAGACACGCCAAAAGGCGATGGCTCCGGCGCGGCGTAA
- a CDS encoding formate dehydrogenase subunit gamma — protein sequence MIRRLPAFLSVVFLCFVALFVVGDSARAQAPGINPVPPSALTGGAVPGRSSGTTNDSEFWRQIRKGTPGRVSIPDPHAAIMVRESGEQWRVIRSQWLPYYGAIPIVGMTLLILLFYVIRGRIRIEGGRSGRTVPRFQLWHRTMHWFVACLFILLGLSGLILLFGRVGLIPLIGKEAFAVFASASLQGHNLFGPIFVVVFFPMVLMFLKGNGFNLVDLKWILKGGGLFGGHASSEKNNFGEKGWYWLLTLGGTVLCLSGLLLDFPWLAEKTGYLNIAHVAHAVAAIAVITVAIGHIYIGSLGMEGALEGMTKGEVDENWAIQHHDLWAQKVMGEQAAKKRARDEDADGVPVPAE from the coding sequence ATGATCCGGCGCCTACCGGCTTTCCTGTCCGTCGTTTTCCTCTGTTTCGTGGCTCTGTTCGTCGTTGGCGACAGCGCCCGCGCGCAGGCTCCCGGCATCAACCCGGTGCCGCCAAGCGCGCTGACCGGTGGCGCGGTGCCGGGCCGGTCAAGCGGCACGACCAATGATTCGGAATTCTGGCGCCAGATCCGCAAGGGTACTCCCGGCCGGGTGTCGATTCCCGATCCCCACGCCGCGATCATGGTTCGCGAAAGCGGCGAACAATGGCGGGTGATCCGCTCGCAATGGCTGCCTTACTACGGCGCGATACCCATCGTCGGCATGACGCTGCTGATCCTGCTGTTCTACGTCATCCGCGGCCGCATCAGAATAGAAGGTGGGCGCAGCGGGCGCACCGTGCCGCGCTTCCAGCTCTGGCACCGGACCATGCACTGGTTCGTCGCCTGCCTGTTCATTCTGCTCGGCCTCAGTGGCCTGATCCTGTTGTTTGGTCGCGTCGGGCTCATCCCGTTGATCGGCAAGGAGGCGTTCGCCGTCTTCGCCAGCGCATCCCTGCAGGGACATAATCTGTTCGGCCCGATCTTCGTCGTCGTGTTCTTCCCCATGGTGCTGATGTTCCTCAAAGGCAACGGCTTCAACCTTGTCGACCTGAAATGGATCCTCAAGGGCGGCGGCTTGTTCGGCGGCCACGCCAGTTCGGAGAAGAACAATTTCGGCGAGAAGGGCTGGTACTGGCTGCTGACCCTCGGCGGCACGGTGCTGTGCCTGTCGGGCTTGTTGCTCGACTTCCCCTGGCTCGCTGAAAAGACCGGCTATCTCAACATCGCCCATGTTGCCCACGCCGTTGCCGCGATCGCTGTCATCACGGTCGCGATCGGCCACATCTATATCGGCTCGCTCGGCATGGAAGGCGCGCTCGAGGGCATGACCAAGGGCGAGGTCGACGAGAACTGGGCCATCCAGCACCACGATCTGTGGGCACAAAAGGTGATGGGTGAGCAGGCCGCGAAGAAGCGCGCCCGGGATGAAGACGCAGACGGGGTGCCGGTTCCCGCCGAATAG
- the hrcA gene encoding heat-inducible transcriptional repressor HrcA (Negative regulator of class I heat shock genes (grpE-dnaK-dnaJ and groELS operons). Prevents heat-shock induction of these operons) — MRGVAADGKSRITVPTGSAVGLDELDARSREIFKRIIESYLETGEPVGSRNLSRLLPMPLSPASVRNVMADLEHLGLIYSPHTSAGRLPTDLGLRFFIDALLEVGDLGREERARIEAEVAASGRDNSLDSLLSDAGQLLSGLSRGASVVLSHKSDMRLKHIEFVRLEPTKALVVLVGEDGTVENRLIAISAGLPQSALTEAGNYLNSHIRGLTLSEAQTALEQRKADAQAELDLLSQKVVEEGLASWAGADADVPGRLIVRGRANLLENLTALDELERVRHLLDDLETKQELIRLLGLAEKGDGVRIFIGSENTLFSLSGSSVIVAPYRDSEQRIVGALGVIGPTRLNYGRIIPMVDFTAKVIGRLLG; from the coding sequence GTGCGAGGCGTGGCTGCCGACGGAAAATCGAGAATAACCGTCCCGACCGGATCGGCCGTTGGTCTCGACGAGCTTGACGCGCGCTCGCGCGAGATCTTCAAACGCATCATCGAGTCCTATCTCGAAACCGGCGAGCCGGTCGGTTCGCGCAATCTTTCCCGTCTGTTACCCATGCCGCTGTCGCCCGCCTCGGTGCGCAACGTGATGGCGGATCTTGAGCATCTCGGGCTGATCTACTCGCCGCACACCAGCGCCGGGCGGCTGCCGACGGATCTGGGCTTGCGCTTTTTCATCGATGCCCTGCTCGAGGTCGGCGATCTCGGCCGCGAGGAGCGCGCCCGCATCGAGGCCGAGGTGGCGGCAAGCGGCCGCGACAATTCGCTCGACTCGCTGCTGTCCGATGCCGGCCAGCTTCTCTCTGGCCTGTCGCGCGGCGCCAGCGTCGTGCTCAGCCACAAGAGCGACATGCGGCTGAAACACATCGAGTTCGTCCGCCTCGAGCCGACCAAGGCGCTGGTGGTGCTGGTCGGCGAGGATGGCACGGTCGAAAACCGCCTGATCGCGATTTCCGCCGGCTTGCCGCAATCGGCGCTGACCGAGGCGGGCAACTATCTCAACAGCCATATCCGTGGCCTCACCCTGTCGGAAGCGCAGACCGCGCTTGAACAGCGCAAGGCCGATGCGCAGGCCGAACTGGATCTGCTGAGCCAGAAGGTGGTCGAGGAGGGCCTCGCGAGCTGGGCCGGCGCCGATGCCGATGTGCCGGGCCGGCTGATCGTGCGCGGTCGCGCCAATCTGCTGGAAAACCTGACCGCGCTCGACGAGCTGGAACGGGTGCGCCATCTGCTCGACGATCTGGAAACCAAGCAGGAACTGATCCGCCTGCTCGGCCTTGCCGAAAAGGGCGATGGCGTGCGCATCTTTATCGGCTCGGAAAACACGCTGTTTTCCCTGTCCGGCTCTTCCGTGATCGTCGCGCCCTATCGCGACAGCGAACAGCGCATCGTCGGCGCGCTCGGCGTTATCGGCCCGACTCGGCTCAACTATGGCCGCATCATCCCGATGGTCGATTTCACGGCCAAGGTGATCGGCCGGCTGCTTGGCTGA
- a CDS encoding formate dehydrogenase, with product MLTKTSSGTAQRSRLKQVLGAVNGTGIDRRTFLARSGLTAGGAALASALPLGMVKKADAQEAAKAYGAEVKQIKSVCTHCSVGCTVMAEVERGVWTGQEPGFESPINLGAHCAKGAAVREHAHNERRLKYPMKLEGGKWKRVSWDEAINEIGDKMLEIRQASGPDSVYWLGSAKFNNEQAYLFRKFYAFWGSNNGDHQARICHSTTVAGVANTWGYGAMTNSYNDMHNSRAMFLIGSNPAEAHPVAVQHILKAKEQNNAALIVCDPRFTRIAAHADEFVRLRPGTDVALIWGILWHVFENGWEDKEFIRQRVWGLDRVKAEISKWTPEETERVTGVPGSQLRRVARTLASNKPGTIVWCMGGTQHTNGNNNTRAYCILQLALGNMGVAGGGANIFRGHDNVQGATDMCVLSHSLPGYYGLATGSWKHWARVWDVDYEWLKGRFASQELMESSGIPVSRWIDGVLEDKGNMDQPDNVRAMVLWGHAVNSQTRLPEMKKAMEKLDIMVVIDPVPTFASVIPDREDGVYVLPACTQFETYGSVTASNRSLQWRDKVVEPLFESLPDHVIMYKFARKLGFEQEMFKKITVENDEPLIEDITREFNGGLWTIGYTGQSPERLKLHMANQSTFDRTTLLANGGPADGDYYGLPWPCWGTAEMKHPGTPLLYDTSKPVAEGGLTFRARYGVEYEGENLLAEGSYSVGSEIEDGYPEFTMAMLKKLGWDGDLTDEERTAIEAVAGDKTNWKTDLSGGIQRVAIKHGCAPFGNAKARTFVWPFPDPIPLHREPLYTNRRDLLPDYATYADKKAYRLPTLYASIQEKDYSKDFPIILTSGRLVEYEGGGDESRSNKWLAELQQDMFCEVNPRDANNHGIKEGGMLWVHSPEGGKVLVKALITERVAPGVAFMPFHFGGHWQGKDLRSKYPPDASPWVLGEASNMCGTYGYDSVTQMQETKATLCRIEAA from the coding sequence CCAGCGGCACGGCGCAGCGATCCCGGTTGAAACAGGTGCTCGGCGCAGTCAACGGAACCGGCATCGACCGGCGAACCTTTCTGGCGCGCTCGGGCCTGACGGCCGGCGGCGCAGCGCTCGCATCCGCACTGCCGCTCGGCATGGTCAAGAAGGCCGATGCGCAGGAAGCCGCCAAGGCCTATGGCGCCGAGGTGAAGCAGATCAAGTCGGTCTGCACCCACTGTTCCGTCGGCTGCACGGTGATGGCCGAAGTGGAACGCGGCGTGTGGACGGGCCAGGAGCCCGGCTTCGAGAGCCCGATCAATCTCGGCGCCCATTGCGCCAAAGGCGCGGCGGTGCGCGAACATGCCCATAACGAGCGTCGGCTGAAATATCCGATGAAGCTCGAAGGCGGCAAGTGGAAGCGCGTCTCCTGGGACGAGGCGATCAACGAGATCGGCGACAAGATGCTCGAGATCCGCCAGGCGTCCGGCCCGGACTCGGTGTACTGGCTCGGCTCGGCCAAGTTCAACAACGAGCAGGCCTATCTGTTCCGCAAGTTCTATGCCTTCTGGGGCAGCAACAACGGTGATCATCAGGCGCGCATCTGTCACTCGACGACGGTTGCCGGCGTGGCCAATACCTGGGGCTACGGCGCGATGACCAACTCGTACAACGACATGCACAATTCGCGTGCGATGTTCCTGATCGGCTCGAACCCGGCCGAGGCGCATCCGGTCGCGGTGCAGCACATCCTCAAGGCCAAGGAACAGAACAACGCGGCGCTGATCGTCTGCGATCCGCGCTTCACCCGCATCGCCGCGCACGCCGACGAGTTCGTGCGGCTGCGTCCGGGCACCGACGTCGCGCTGATCTGGGGCATTCTCTGGCACGTTTTCGAAAACGGCTGGGAAGACAAGGAATTCATCCGCCAGCGCGTCTGGGGCCTCGACCGCGTCAAGGCCGAGATCTCCAAGTGGACGCCGGAAGAAACCGAGCGCGTCACCGGCGTGCCGGGATCGCAGCTGCGCCGCGTGGCGCGCACGCTCGCCAGCAACAAGCCGGGCACCATCGTGTGGTGCATGGGCGGCACCCAGCATACCAACGGCAACAACAACACCCGTGCCTACTGCATCCTGCAGCTGGCGCTCGGCAATATGGGTGTTGCCGGCGGCGGCGCGAACATCTTCCGCGGCCATGACAACGTTCAAGGCGCAACCGACATGTGCGTGCTGTCGCACAGCCTGCCGGGCTATTACGGCCTGGCCACCGGCTCTTGGAAGCACTGGGCGCGCGTCTGGGACGTCGACTACGAATGGCTGAAGGGCCGCTTCGCCTCGCAGGAGCTGATGGAATCGAGCGGCATTCCGGTGTCGCGCTGGATCGACGGCGTGCTCGAGGACAAGGGCAACATGGACCAGCCGGACAATGTCCGCGCGATGGTGCTGTGGGGCCACGCAGTCAACTCGCAGACCCGCCTTCCGGAAATGAAGAAGGCGATGGAAAAACTCGACATCATGGTCGTGATCGACCCGGTGCCGACCTTCGCCTCGGTGATCCCGGACCGTGAGGACGGCGTCTATGTGCTGCCGGCCTGCACCCAGTTCGAGACCTACGGCTCGGTGACCGCGTCGAACCGTTCGCTGCAGTGGCGTGACAAGGTGGTCGAACCGCTGTTCGAATCGCTGCCCGACCACGTCATCATGTACAAGTTCGCCCGCAAGCTCGGTTTCGAGCAGGAGATGTTCAAGAAGATCACGGTCGAGAACGACGAACCGCTGATCGAGGACATCACCCGCGAGTTCAACGGCGGCCTGTGGACGATCGGCTATACCGGCCAGTCGCCGGAACGCCTCAAGCTGCACATGGCCAACCAGTCGACCTTCGACCGCACCACGCTCCTGGCGAATGGCGGTCCGGCGGACGGCGACTATTACGGTCTGCCGTGGCCGTGCTGGGGCACGGCGGAGATGAAACACCCGGGGACGCCGCTGCTTTACGACACGTCGAAGCCGGTGGCCGAAGGCGGCCTCACCTTCCGCGCCCGTTACGGCGTCGAATATGAGGGTGAGAACCTTCTCGCCGAAGGCTCCTACTCGGTCGGCTCGGAAATCGAGGACGGCTATCCCGAGTTCACCATGGCGATGCTGAAGAAGCTCGGCTGGGACGGCGATCTGACCGACGAGGAACGTACCGCGATCGAAGCGGTGGCCGGCGACAAGACGAACTGGAAGACCGACCTTTCCGGCGGCATCCAGCGCGTCGCGATCAAGCATGGCTGCGCCCCGTTCGGCAACGCCAAGGCGCGCACCTTCGTGTGGCCGTTCCCGGATCCGATCCCGCTGCATCGCGAGCCGCTCTACACCAACCGGCGCGACCTGTTGCCGGACTACGCGACCTACGCGGACAAGAAGGCCTATCGCCTGCCGACGCTGTACGCCTCGATCCAGGAGAAGGACTACTCGAAGGACTTCCCGATCATCCTGACCTCGGGCCGGCTGGTCGAATACGAGGGCGGCGGCGACGAGTCCCGCTCCAACAAGTGGCTGGCCGAGCTTCAGCAGGACATGTTCTGCGAGGTCAATCCGCGCGATGCCAACAACCACGGCATCAAGGAAGGCGGCATGCTGTGGGTGCACAGCCCGGAAGGCGGCAAAGTGCTCGTCAAGGCGCTGATCACCGAACGCGTGGCACCGGGCGTTGCCTTCATGCCGTTCCACTTCGGCGGCCACTGGCAAGGCAAGGATCTGCGCAGCAAGTATCCGCCCGACGCATCACCCTGGGTGCTCGGCGAAGCCTCGAACATGTGCGGCACCTATGGCTATGACTCGGTGACGCAGATGCAGGAAACCAAAGCGACGCTTTGCCGGATCGAAGCGGCTTAA
- the rdgB gene encoding non-canonical purine NTP pyrophosphatase, RdgB/HAM1 family translates to MTARIFSEKKLIVASHNAGKVREVADLVAGIGVETVSAGDLGLAEPEETGTTFEANARLKAEAAVATAGLPAIADDSGLAVEALGGDPGIYSARWAGPTKDFAQAMRNIEEKLQALGATTPDQRRAKFVCALCLAWPDGHLEEVRGEVHGTLVWPPRGTAGFGYDPIFLPDGFERTFGEMTAEEKHGWVRGQGNPLSHRARAFAELVARCFPQ, encoded by the coding sequence ATGACCGCGCGCATCTTTTCGGAGAAGAAACTGATCGTTGCCAGCCACAATGCCGGCAAGGTGCGCGAGGTTGCCGATCTCGTCGCAGGCATCGGCGTCGAAACGGTCTCGGCCGGCGATCTCGGCCTTGCCGAGCCCGAAGAGACCGGCACGACGTTCGAGGCCAACGCCCGGCTCAAGGCGGAAGCGGCGGTTGCGACGGCCGGTCTGCCGGCGATTGCCGACGATTCCGGTCTTGCGGTCGAGGCGCTCGGCGGCGATCCGGGCATCTATTCGGCGCGCTGGGCGGGACCGACCAAGGACTTCGCGCAGGCGATGCGCAACATCGAGGAGAAACTGCAGGCGCTCGGCGCGACGACGCCGGACCAACGGCGGGCGAAATTCGTCTGCGCCCTCTGCCTTGCCTGGCCGGATGGCCACCTCGAGGAGGTGCGCGGTGAGGTGCACGGCACCCTCGTTTGGCCGCCGCGTGGGACGGCCGGCTTCGGCTACGATCCGATCTTCCTGCCGGACGGCTTTGAGCGCACCTTCGGCGAGATGACGGCGGAGGAAAAACACGGCTGGGTACGTGGCCAGGGCAATCCGCTGTCGCACCGGGCGCGCGCCTTTGCCGAGTTGGTCGCGCGGTGTTTCCCGCAATGA
- a CDS encoding coproporphyrinogen III oxidase yields MKTAEPGFGIYVHWPFCAAKCPYCDFNSHVRHGGIDEERFRAAYLRELETMAARVSGRTVSSIFFGGGTPSLMEPATVGAILDAIAGYWSLDENVEVTLEANPGSTEATRFAGYKSAGVNRLSLGVQALDDESLGFLGRIHSADEARKAIGIARDIFPRLSFDLIYARPEQAPDAWRAELTAAIDLAADHLSLYQLTIEADTPFQRLRDAGKLVVPAEAPAAELYQVTQEICEGAGMPAYEISNHAVPGAECRHNLLYWRYGEYVGIGAGAHGRLAQEHGRHATATERNPEAWLGLVEKHGSGLVTDDLLIPEEIGDEFLVMGLRLVEGVDIARYEALSGRGLDERRLANLVELGLIEDLGGDRLRTTPAGMLVLDAVVADLAS; encoded by the coding sequence ATGAAGACCGCCGAGCCCGGTTTCGGCATCTACGTGCATTGGCCGTTCTGCGCCGCCAAATGCCCTTATTGCGATTTCAACAGCCATGTCCGCCATGGCGGCATCGACGAGGAACGCTTTCGCGCCGCCTATCTGCGTGAGCTGGAGACGATGGCCGCGCGGGTGTCGGGCCGTACGGTGTCCTCGATCTTCTTCGGCGGCGGCACGCCGTCGCTGATGGAGCCGGCAACGGTCGGTGCGATCCTCGACGCCATCGCCGGCTACTGGTCGCTCGACGAGAATGTCGAAGTCACCCTCGAAGCCAATCCGGGCAGCACGGAAGCAACACGTTTTGCCGGCTATAAATCTGCCGGGGTCAATCGCTTGTCACTCGGCGTGCAGGCGCTCGACGACGAATCTCTCGGTTTCCTCGGCCGCATCCACTCGGCGGATGAGGCACGCAAGGCGATCGGTATCGCCCGCGATATCTTCCCGCGCCTCTCCTTCGATCTGATCTACGCCCGGCCGGAGCAGGCGCCGGACGCCTGGCGTGCCGAGCTGACGGCAGCGATCGATCTCGCCGCCGACCACCTGTCGCTCTACCAGCTCACCATCGAGGCCGACACGCCGTTTCAGCGGCTGCGCGATGCCGGCAAATTGGTGGTACCCGCCGAGGCACCGGCGGCGGAGCTCTATCAGGTGACGCAGGAGATCTGCGAGGGCGCCGGCATGCCGGCCTACGAGATCTCCAACCACGCGGTGCCGGGCGCGGAATGCCGGCACAATCTGCTCTACTGGCGCTATGGCGAATATGTCGGCATCGGCGCCGGCGCGCATGGCCGTCTGGCGCAAGAGCACGGACGCCACGCCACCGCGACCGAGCGCAATCCGGAAGCCTGGCTCGGACTTGTCGAAAAACACGGCAGCGGGCTCGTCACCGACGATCTGCTGATCCCCGAAGAGATCGGCGACGAGTTCCTGGTCATGGGCCTGAGGCTCGTCGAAGGCGTCGATATCGCCCGCTATGAGGCGCTGTCGGGACGCGGGCTCGACGAGCGCCGGCTTGCCAATCTTGTCGAGCTCGGCCTCATCGAGGACCTCGGCGGCGACCGGCTGCGCACAACGCCGGCGGGTATGCTCGTGCTCGACGCGGTGGTCGCCGACCTCGCCAGCTGA
- a CDS encoding ribonuclease PH, whose amino-acid sequence MRPSKRAADEMRRVTLERAFSRHAEGSCLIKFGNTHVLCTASLEERVPPWLRGQAQGWVTAEYGMLPRATSDRMRREATAGKQSGRTQEIQRLIGRSLRAVVDLKALGERQITVDCDVIQADGGTRTASITGAWVALHDCLEWMRARDMITAPVLTDHIAAISCGIYEGTPVLDLDYPEDSAAETDANFVMTGSGAIVEVQGTAEGVPFSRDEFNALMDLADDGIKKLVDLQKMAIA is encoded by the coding sequence ATGCGTCCTTCCAAACGGGCCGCCGATGAAATGCGCCGGGTGACGCTGGAGCGTGCCTTTTCCCGACACGCCGAAGGCTCCTGCCTGATCAAGTTCGGCAACACCCATGTGCTGTGCACGGCGAGCCTGGAAGAGCGCGTGCCGCCCTGGCTGCGCGGTCAGGCCCAGGGCTGGGTCACGGCGGAATACGGCATGCTGCCGCGCGCCACGTCGGACCGCATGCGCCGCGAGGCGACCGCCGGCAAGCAGTCCGGCCGCACCCAGGAAATTCAGCGCCTGATCGGCCGCTCGCTGCGCGCCGTCGTCGATCTCAAGGCGCTCGGCGAACGCCAGATCACCGTCGACTGCGACGTTATCCAGGCCGATGGCGGCACCCGCACCGCGTCGATCACGGGCGCCTGGGTGGCCCTGCACGACTGCCTTGAATGGATGCGCGCCCGCGACATGATCACCGCCCCGGTGCTGACCGACCATATCGCGGCGATTTCCTGCGGCATCTATGAGGGCACGCCGGTGCTCGATCTCGACTATCCGGAAGACTCCGCCGCCGAGACCGACGCCAATTTCGTCATGACGGGCTCGGGCGCCATCGTCGAGGTGCAGGGCACCGCAGAGGGCGTGCCGTTCTCGCGCGACGAATTCAACGCGCTGATGGACCTCGCCGACGACGGCATCAAGAAGCTCGTCGATTTGCAGAAGATGGCGATCGCCTGA
- a CDS encoding formate dehydrogenase — protein sequence MARMKFLCDAERCIECNACVTACKNENEVAWGINRRRVVTINDGKPGERSISVACMHCSDAPCIAVCPVDCIYQSEEGVVLHSKDLCIGCGYCFFACPFGAPQYPQEGTFGSRGKMDKCTFCAGGPEEDNSAAEFSKYGRNRLAEGKLPLCAEMCSTKALLAGDGNVVSNIFRERIVSRGFGSGAWGWGTAYQQKSGS from the coding sequence ATGGCACGGATGAAATTTCTCTGTGACGCCGAACGCTGCATCGAGTGCAACGCCTGCGTTACCGCCTGCAAGAACGAGAACGAGGTCGCCTGGGGCATCAACCGCCGCCGCGTGGTGACCATCAACGACGGCAAGCCGGGCGAGCGCTCGATTTCGGTGGCCTGCATGCACTGCTCCGACGCGCCGTGCATCGCGGTGTGCCCGGTCGACTGCATCTACCAGTCGGAAGAAGGCGTGGTGCTGCACTCCAAGGATCTGTGCATCGGCTGCGGCTACTGCTTCTTCGCCTGTCCGTTCGGCGCGCCGCAGTATCCGCAGGAAGGCACCTTCGGCAGCCGTGGCAAGATGGACAAGTGCACCTTCTGCGCCGGCGGTCCGGAAGAGGACAACAGCGCGGCCGAGTTCAGCAAATACGGCCGCAATCGCCTCGCCGAAGGCAAGCTGCCGCTGTGCGCGGAGATGTGCTCGACCAAGGCACTCCTGGCCGGTGACGGCAATGTGGTGTCGAACATCTTCCGCGAGCGCATCGTCTCGCGCGGCTTCGGCTCCGGCGCCTGGGGCTGGGGCACCGCCTACCAGCAGAAATCCGGTTCGTAG